One region of Bactrocera neohumeralis isolate Rockhampton chromosome 5, APGP_CSIRO_Bneo_wtdbg2-racon-allhic-juicebox.fasta_v2, whole genome shotgun sequence genomic DNA includes:
- the LOC126757935 gene encoding protein pecanex isoform X1, with product MGSQTLEILRQGVWASLTGGWFYDPHQGVFCNVVHLYLWLYLLCSPFVAYLYFPSTWLTWFIYCILTSFTILLVKLANMALHRLYDRAQTMSEANLKNPFFKITKEMETRENETGIEMKVMRNDGSHNSVEQAINEASEENSMMSMENVNSIIDLKVDVHRKNSSESIEMLFYPPSLVSGNSQQDQQSLAGSVSVTKSIRSTNAPITGALSVYPEHESEHMSNADITAHHSSTLKPGASNSTATNATARHMPHLLRKSSEEFKRRHQRRRLERQGSLDAAAESCLANKLIRNQSDTIATSATARCNDNFLHPQDVNTAVAGKSVSASKTTHNALGTIALGAATQRTATTTNATTTLALTSANAPPTATTNMSSSFGSSGATGSVALNAPPALSSAKGTRLQRHRSSETHEERMKQQNRSLFLPIHHEHQPHHVSSGASSSSALAAISGDILDGDDMEMDGLGGSASGMSGHVETRARVLQPWILGSSSDVYIDDDSYTKSDFGIEQLDGRKSNRPGFLLQQQQPFNTHYAQYQQQFYRTPHHHHHHGVVNIRKDSSSTMSALQLPVGNAKSSAGNSGSGMKRRRHSNATALYKGGASGVGAPNHAHSSALAAAAALASGQQPTVRRIKSAALEISCPRPSVSNLSPHPNSVEAINGQQMIKNPQSALLPPPSKCLVRNPHLNLCPKFGGSFGGASSSSGGSSSLNFGTSGSTTALIEPVSPIVEQSDERASSLDVATQRSDCALELNDMEADDCGDEDEDENVEGIDEGNEENDIELDDLDDEEVDNVDDEVDDVPMRHRRKALGCLHHSAESDVGDILGDEVDNDEDDEFKDFDDDLEHGLGNTELKSVVCQAATVNQPKTDFTDDFDHILNGLEQIQQDLKRSAAENNRKAHVYSADSEDEVDELAARQRQSLRSPTVHAAVAPALDEEQPSTSQTLRQRLHSTDSETDNNGSRSPLLSGKSWQHSISKNKAAEQDMYMEISALQKHKNLAGHHVNVGAPQHAYEMRPQHAARGEGDSGCPSSDCEQVSASSKDMLLAGMEAAVNVAAPKAKVEPQKVNKDIEEGLECGKKQSTSAGASGSKNLGAIPKVVKYREVNETVSSSGGGGSQLHKRRGGSSGATSTNNEMSLVPYNAQHSITSKAASRTSSSTSSRSISADSFSADIHKMLWLMTEHGRPEATQQGYATASSAATGTSSNVVGTGAGGCSTATANMSSAHFQFYQDAIQALNTYPATSTDSLWLTERMYYRDKARRNSKQISEPGNSSIGDFSHAHELQSAQLSSQSGATTAPIRNLHPPLGVVVASSSLNARTVYNGAGLSIQGLINVLNDEGQQRSSQTRSGSGSNNTGTGTRLLNGRPIESYFRPSFPLSAEKPIAPKSYYKYRFKCCGYEHEFKISMDRLELLALFDRDLHWLHIMLSVLLSAMVAYLGATILQLAYYKDLFAFLFCAVIASAQYSLVKSVQPDAASPIHGFNKTVAYSRAIYFCICSGILLLCERLKREYEQQAVAPAVLSFFGVRYSPLALTATVLQVMYVFLLCFPIIFSLGLFPQINTFLMYLLEQIDMHVFGGNAAGSLLGSFLCVLRSILGVMLLYGPLYSAFAEERGTQFIVFSLFCAILVPLGYHLSRSASDFSHLWALIKNCIVSTYHDDDDEDELSAATIDGSAASSQKLTTNTTLKGRTKSTSTRAHEQIEMSALDEKLTAEIRERATIEHINIEIEGKSSKSKASSLASSSQTLAKTQSSNRKGMTTSNSFVSVVNGSGALMTGAESVHDAALVGENATQLLENEVVDAASATVTTPTNASNVGVGTKETAQPTSMTPGDAVRSKSVEAEVDAEAQQQAADEEDKMSSSSTTNPGDMSTLTAGGVCADVEPTAMPTNAGNANVDNDNDSPDPLPKKLQATVNMRLKNDLVVTTLLAVVVFGLHCSTVFTVLQPDLNIVLYAFTGGLGLLLHYIIPQMRKHMPWLCFARPLLRQKEYGQFEVAHAPKVMWFEKVYIYLCMLERNVMFPLLVISSVTADAQIIANKFGIAWGTLIVAVCALKLIRNAYSDPTNQYLIVMFTVLCFRYDFAFASETFLIDYFFMSLAFRKCCDFLLKLQFIVTYIAPWQITWGSAFHAFAQPFSVPHSAMLFLQAGVSAILSTPLNPFLGSAIFLTSYVRPIKFWERDYNTRRIDHSNTRLSSQLERNLGADDNNLNSIFYEHLTRSLQHSLCGDLLMGRWGNVNQGDCFGKLFVFLLYCFGTILIVLISAQLVLASDYLNCLVHIIELGNGLCTFQMRGLEFRGTYCQQREVEAITEDVEDNDGCCCCDPGHLPRMLSVNAMFSTRWLAWQVVAAQYVLEGYSISDNLASATLQVFEYRKVLITYYIKSIIYYVIKNPKLEQWLASAPIQEALQHTLSRQFVDLDPIFNYNLDEDFDFRAVGITRSSFCYVYLSWINYCYDKRKESQNPATSTANTNGSNATNAAPAPPLPPHTPTTNNNGGAYNDSKSTPNLSTTATTTTSKSQSQQQLRTRPQKSATMSGSTTTNSSEHIAISPSFANISRQTSESAPGLSGVGGCYISVGAAHAPLDNGFANSAATVGASISAAAKMPTLGQQMRGKSVGAGAAALKALRKEASPTASANATSAPNGGTERAASEETNCERPLLKLKVPSVTKDSPIVSLCLALGLLARRSLANASHSSLTGVEFFLHGLHQLFKGDFRIQSPRDEWVFADMELLHAVVAPAVKMALKLQQDHISNPDEFHYPEALYEAIDTCANDLVISHEADPVWRSAVLRGAPNLLALRHVMEDGSDEYRIIRLTKRFLSFRVIKLNRECVRGLWAGQQQELIYLRNRNPERGSIQNAKQALRNIINSSCDQPIGYPIYVSPLTTSYSDTNEQLCRVIGGAITLESIKSNVLDWWHRIRERCRQGCSSGSAMETSNLGLGVTGGMGSATAGSGESAADIAPIYISAPLYNTLTVGNMFGCRPVHGVTVPTSIGGTLGTQFGSDGAVVTPLWRCPVVTAKPALLAGLLNREREQEHEREREREQLRGVGIRVSHSLSRVERERRVTLPIASTSGSANAADTGSNAATTTAKSAESARQLEPHAGGGGELQPNSSSPRYTKMSSSSGSIGIGSIITTPGDYPRKSKGPISLTAAAALAANERSGVPEMGGKSSSADMVASLAAAGHVPRIGLYKKVVIIDDFEIFDRIDVGRRFNMFWPSEEMRAKGGRSAWKDWLPCIGMVGYVVHFWMPGHRDPLFRSPFSRVVYLVAMNGYYVPVGEFGIREYDAIRDGDDGLSEEEEMATAAAGVLVAMRAVNARRSSVQHELHELDELQMQQRERLRGEGLTPILGSSLESPTSHLMDSSVLSGAGADVDTYTYDDAKVEDHAPSDSAGERASVSGTTAIVLTGAITSGNVQMRAVSSSSSEDEAELLNYEMQRREQFFNMWKMMSEHKDAELKQAEQAKREERAEELSPEPATSEQQETKAPQSLATGTVLVAYDAEERSAVTPSDASASKDDVDGERECKREVAPEAQTAACVAQLEQQTLPECSDV from the exons ATGGGTTCACAAACCTTGGAGATATTGCGCCAGGGCGTGTGGGCCTCACTGACCGGTGGCTGGTTCTACGATCCACATCAGGGCGTCTTCTGTAATGTGGTACACCTGTATCTCTGGTTGTATCTGCTGTGTTCACCGTTTGTCGCTTATCTG TATTTCCCAAGTACTTGGCTAACATGGTTTATTTACTGCATACTCACAAGTTTCACAATATTGCTGGTGAAACTAGCCAATATGGCATTGCATCGGCTCTACGACCGAGCACAAACCATGTCGGAGGCGAATCTCAAAAATCCATTCTTCAAAATCACCAAGGAAATGGAAACACG CGAAAATGAGACGGGCATCGAAATGAAGGTGATGCGCAACGATGGTTCACACAATTCCGTGGAGCAGGCGATAAATGAAGCAAGCGAGGAGAACAGCATGATGTCCATGGAAAATGTAAATAGCATAATTG ACCTCAAGGTGGATGTACATCGCAAGAACAGTTCGGAATCCATCGAAATGCTGTTCTATCCCCCTTCGCTAGTCTCTGGCAATAGCCAACAAGATCAACAGTCACTTGCCGGTTCCGTTAGTGTCACAAAATCCATACGTTCGACAAATGCGCCCATCACTGGCGCACTCAGCGTCTATCCGGAGCACGAAAGTGAACATATGAGCAACGCCGACATAACGGCACACCACAGCAGCACTTTAAAGCCCGGCGCCAGCAATAGCACAGCCACCAATGCCACCGCACGCCACATGCCACACCTACTACGTAAATCATCTGAAGAATTCAAACGACGTCATCAACGACGTCGTCTAGAACGTCAAGGCAGCTTAGACGCTGCCGCCGAATCGTGTTTGGCCAACAAACTGATACGCAATCAATCTGATACAATTGCGACGAGCGCCACTGCGCGTTGTAATGACAACTTTTTGCATCCGCAAGACGTCAATACCGCTGTGGCGGGCAAATCTGTCTCGGCATCGAAAACGACGCACAATGCGCTGGGCACAATTGCATTAGGCGCTGCCACACAACGAACTGCCACAACGACTAACGCCACGACCACGCTGGCGCTCACAAGTGCTAACGCACCGCCAACGGCAACAACGAATATGTCGAGTTCCTTTGGCTCCAGCGGCGCAACAGGTAGTGTTGCACTGAACGCGCCCCCCGCGCTGTCGTCTGCTAAGGGCACGCGCTTGCAGCGACATCGCAGCTCCGAAACGCACGAAGAGCGCATGAAACAACAAAATCGAAGTCTTTTCCTGCCCATTCACCACGAGCATCAGCCGCACCATGTGTCCAGCGGCGCCAGTAGCAGCAGCGCGTTGGCGGCGATAAGCGGTGACATCTTGGATGGCGATGATATGGAGATGGATGGTTTAGGCGGCAGCGCAAGCGGCATGTCGGGGCATGTGGAAACACGCGCGCGAGTTCTGCAGCCGTGGATACTAG GTTCATCCTCCGATGTCTACATCGACGATGACAGCTACACGAAATCGGATTTTGGCATCGAACAATTGGATGGCCGCAAGTCGAATCGTCCTGGGTTTCtattgcagcagcagcagccgttTAACACACATTACGCGCAATATCAACAGCAATTCTACCGCACGCCACATCATCACCACCACCATGGCGTCGTCAACATACGCAAAGACTCCAGCAGCACCATGTCCGCGCTGCAACTGCCCGTAGGTAATGCGAAATCGAGTGCGGGTAACAGTGGCAGCGGCATGAAAAGACGCCGTCATTCCAATGCCACCGCACTATATAAAGGCGGCGCTAGTGGTGTAGGCGCTCCGAATCATGCGCACTCAAGCGCTTTGGCCGCCGCTGCTGCGTTGGCGTCCGGCCAGCAGCCGACTGTACGCCGCATTAAGAGTGCCGCGCTAGAGATCTCCTGTCCGCGTCCCTCAGTCTCGAACCTCAGTCCTCACCCCAACAGCGTTGAGGCGATAAATGGCcaacaaatgataaaaaatcCGCAATCTGCACTGCTGCCACCGCCCAGCAAATGTCTAGTACGCAATCCGCACCTAAACTTGTGTCCGAAGTTCGGCGGCAGCTTTGGTGGCGCGAGTAGCAGTAGTGGCGGCAGTAGCAGCTTAAATTTCGGAACAAGCGGCTCGACCACCGCGCTGATTGAGCCCGTATCGCCCATTGTCGAACAGTCGGATGAGCGCGCCTCGTCGTTGGATGTAGCAACGCAACGTAGCGATTGCGCATTGGAATTGAATGATATGGAAGCTGATGATTGTGGCGATGAAGATGAGGACGAAAATGTAGAAGGCATAGACGAAGGCAATGAGGAAAATGACATTGAGCTGGATGATCTGGATGACGAAGAAGTTGATAATGTCGATGATGAAGTAGATGATGTACCGATGCGTCATAGACGCAAAGCGTTGGGCTGTCTCCACCACAGCGCCGAATCGGATGTGGGTGATATACTGGGCGACGAGGTGGACAACGACGAAGACGACGAGTTCAAAGACTTTGATGACGACTTGGAGCATGGTTTGGGCAACACTGAACTGAAATCCGTCGTATGTCAGGCGGCCACAGTCAATCAGCCAAAGACAGATTTCACGGATGATTTTGACCACATACTCAACGGACTAGAGCAGATACAGCAGGATTTGAAACGTTCGGCTGCGGAAAATAATCGTAAGGCGCATGTATATTCAGCTGATAGTGAGGACGAAGTTGATGAGCTCGCGGCAAGGCAACGCCAGTCATTACGCTCGCCTACAGTGCATGCCGCAGTTGCGCCTGCGCTGGATGAAGAACAGCCTTCGACTTCGCAAACATTACGTCAACGTCTACATTCCACCGATTCGGAGACGGACAACAACGGCTCGCGCTCGCCACTGCTCAGCGGAAAATCCTGGCAGCACAGCATCAGTAAAAATAAAGCCGCGGAGCAGGACATGTACATGGAAATATCGGCTTTGCAGAAGCACAAAAATTTAGCCGGACACCACGTCAACGTTGGCGCACCCCAACACGCCTATGAAATGCGCCCACAACATGCTGCACGCGGCGAGGGTGACTCCGGCTGCCCCTCTAGTGATTGCGAGCAGGTTAGCGCCAGTTCAAAAGACATGTTGCTGGCGGGCATGGAGGCGGCTGTTAACGTCGCGGCTCCCAAAGCAAAGGTGGAGCCGCAGAAAGTAAACAAAGATATAGAGGAGGGCTTGGAATGTGGGAAAAAACAGTCAACAAGCGCGGGCGCGAGTGGCAGCAAGAACCTAGGCGCTATTCCAAAGGTCGTCAAATACCGGGAAGTAAATGAGACTGtaagcagcagcggcggcggcggctcACAGCTGCACAAACGACGCGGCGGCAGCAGCGGTGCGACCAGTACAAATAATGAGATGTCGCTGGTGCCATACAACGCACAACATAGCATTACATCGAAAGCTGCTTCGCGCACTTCGTCTTCCACATCATCGCGCAGCATTAGCGCCGATTCGTTTTCCGCAGACATACATAAAATGCTTTGGTTGATGACTGAACATGGGCGTCCCGAAGCCACACAACAGGGTTACGCTACAGCAAGCAGCGCGGCAACAGGTACGTCAAGCAACGTCGTCGGAACCGGTGCCGGTGGCTGCTCAACTGCGACCGCCAATATGTCCAGCGCGCATTTTCAATTCTACCAAGACGCCATCCAGGCGCTTAACACCTACCCAGCCACTTCGACGGATAGCCTCTGGCTGACGGAGCGCATGTACTACCGCGACAAAGCGCGGCGCAACTCTAAACAAATTTCCGAGCCAGGCAACTCCTCCATAGGTGATTTCTCGCATGCGCATGAGCTGCAATCAGCGCAATTGAGTAGTCAGTCGGGCGCTACAACAGCACCTATACGCAACCTACATCCACCGCTCGGCGTTGTGGTCGCCTCCTCGTCGTTGAACGCGCGCACAGTATACAACGGAGCTGGACTCTCAATACAGGGACTCATAAATGTGCTCAACGATGAGGGTCAGCAGCGCTCTTCACAGACGCGCTCTGGTAGTGGTAGCAATAACACTGGCACTGGCACCCGGTTACTGAATGGCCGTCCCATAGAGAGTTACTTTCGTCCATCCTTCCCCTTGTCAGCTGAAAAACCGATTGCACCAAAAAGCTACTACAAGTACCGTTTCAAATGCTGTGGCTATGAGCATGAATTCAAGATCTCCATGGACCGCTTAGAGCTCTTAGCGCTGTTCGATCGCGACCTACATTGGCTGCACATAATGTTGTCAGTATTGCTTTCCGCGATGGTTGCCTATCTCGGCGCTACGATACTGCAGCTCGCCTACTACAAAGACCTGTTCGCGTTCCTATTTTGCGCCGTTATAGCGAGCGCACAGTACTCGCTGGTAAAGAGCGTACAGCCGGATGCGGCCTCACCCATACACGGCTTCAATAAGACCGTGGCTTACTCGCGTGCTATATACTTCTGCATATGCAGCGGTATACTCTTGCTTTGCGAGCGCCTGAAACGAGAGTATGAACAACAGGCAGTGGCGCCGGCAGTGCTTAGCTTCTTTGGCGTACGCTATTCACCGCTTGCGCTGACCGCGACAGTACTGCAAGTGATGTACGTGTTCCTATTGTGCTTCCCGATAATCTTCTCGTTAGGGCTCTTTCCGCAGATCAACACCTTTCTCATGTATCTGCTGGAGCAAATAGATATGCATGTCTTCGGCGGCAATGCGGCGGGTAGTCTATTGG GCTCTTTTCTCTGCGTGCTGCGCTCTATACTCGGTGTTATGCTACTCTACGGTCCACTCTACAGCGCATTCGCTGAAGAACGCGGTACACAATTCATAGTATTCTCGCTCTTCTGCGCCATACTCGTGCCGCTCGGCTACCACCTGTCGCGCTCCGCCAGCGACTTCAGCCATTTGTGGGCGCTCATCAAGAACTGCATTGTCAGCACTTACCACGACGATGACGATGAGGACGAGCTGAGTGCCGCTACCATCGACGGCAGCGCGGCGAGTAGCCAGAAACTCACCACAAATACAACATTGAAAGGACGCACGAAAAGCACCAGCACTCGCGCACATGAACAAATCGAAATGTCTGCACTGGATGAAAAGCTCACGGCAGAGATTCGCGAACGCGCCACAATCGAACATATAAACATCGAAATTGAGGGTAAGAGCAGCAAGTCAAAGGCTTCGTCATTGGCGAGTAGCAGTCAAACGCTTGCTAAAACCCAGTCAAGCAACAGAAAGGGCATGACCACGTCAAACTCCTTCGTGTCGGTGGTGAACGGTAGTGGCGCGCTGATGACAGGCGCTGAAAGCGTGCACGACGCGGCGCTAGTTGGAGAGAACGCCACCCAATTGCTTGAAAACGAAGTAGTCGATGCCGCGAGCGCGACTGTTACGACCCCAACAAATGCGTCTAACGTGGGCGTTGGCACGAAGGAAACTGCACAACCGACATCTATGACACCTGGGGACGCCGTAAGATCGAAGTCGGTTGAAGCGGAAGTAGATGCTGAAGCGCAACAACAAGCCGCCGATGAGGAAGACAAAATGTCCAGCTCGTCGACCACCAACCCCGGCGACATGTCCACGCTGACTGCGGGTGGCGTCTGCGCTGACGTCGAGCCCACCGCCATGCCGACGAACGCCGGCAACGCGAATGTAGACAACGACAATGACTCGCCCGATCCGCTGCCTAAGAAGCTGCAGGCTACAGTGAATATGCGGCTTAAGAATGATCTTGTAGTGACCACACTGCTGGCGGTGGTTGTCTTCGGTCTGCACTGCAGCACCGTCTTCACCGTTTTGCAGCCTGATCTGAACATCGTGCTCTACGCTTTCACGGGCGGCTTGGGTCTGTTACTGCACTACATCATACCACAGATGCGCAAGCACATGCCTTGGCTCTGCTTTGCGCGACCGCTGCTGCGCCAGAAGGAATACGGACAGTTCGAAGTGGCGCACGCGCCAAAGGTGATGTGGTTCGAGAAGGTCTACATTTATCTGTGCATGCTGGAGCGGAACGTGATGTTTCCGCTGCTGGTCATTTCGTCTGTAACCGCGGACGCTCAGATAATTGCCAACAAGTTCGGCATTGCCTGGGGCACGCTGATTGTGGCGGTGTGCGCGCTGAAAC TGATTCGCAACGCGTATTCGGATCCGACAAATCAGTATCTGATTGTGATGTTCACCGTTTTGTGCTTCCGCTACGACTTCGCCTTCGCAAGTGAGACGTTCCTCATCGACTATTTCTTCATGTCTTTGGCCTTCCGCAAGTGCTGTGATTTTCTACTTAAG CTACAATTCATCGTTACCTACATCGCGCCGTGGCAAATCACGTGGGGTTCGGCGTTCCACGCATTCGCCCAACCATTTAGCGTGCCGCACTCGGCAATGCTCTTCCTGCAGGCCGGCGTCTCAGCTATACTCTCCACACCGCTGAATCCCTTCCTTGGCAGCGCCATTTTCCTCACCTCCTACGTGCGCCCCATTAAGTTCTGGGAGCGCGACTACAACACGCGTCGCATCGATCATTCCAATACGCGTTTGAGTTCGCAGCTGGAGCGCAATCTGGGCGCGGACGATAACAATTTGAACAGCATTTTCTATGAGCATTTAACGCGCTCACTGCAACACTCTTTGTGCGGCGACCTGCTGATGGGTCGCTGGGGCAATGTCAATCAAGGCGATTGTTTTGGTaagttgtttgtgtttttgctttACTGCTTTGGCACCATTCTGATTGTCTTAATATCCGCTCAATTAGTGCTCGCCTCAGACTACCTCAACTGCCTGGTGCACATCATTGAGCTGGGTAACGGACTGTGTACCTTTCAGATGCGCGGCTTGGAATTTCGTGGCACTTACTGCCAGCAACGCGAAGTGGAGGCCATAACCGAGGATGTGGAAGATAACgacggctgctgctgctgcgaccCGGGCCATTTGCCGCGCATGCTGAGCGTGAACGCCATGTTCTCGACACGCTGGCTCGCCTGGCAAGTGGTCGCGGCGCAATACGTGCTCGAAGGTTACTCGATATCGGATAACTTGGCGAGCGCCACGCTGCAGGTCTTCGAGTATCGCAAGGTGCTCATCACCTATTACATTAAG AGCATCATTTATTACGTGATCAAGAATCCCAAGCTGGAGCAATGGCTTGCCTCGGCACCCATACAGGAAGCGCTCCAACATACGCTCAGTCGGCAGTTTGTGGATCTCGATCCAATTTTCAACTACAATCTCGATGAAGATTTCGACTTTCGCGCTGTTGGCATCACGCGCTCTAGCTTCTGTTATGTTTACCTAAGCTGGATCAACTATTGCTATGATAAGCGAAAAGAGAGTCAGAATCCCGCAACGTCCACTGCGAATACTAACGGCAGCAATGCAACAAATGCGGCACCCGCACCACCGCTGCCGCCACACACACCGACCACAAATAACAACGGCGGTGCGTATAACGACTCGAAGAGCACGCCAAACCTGTCCACAACCGCCACAACTACCACCAGCAAATCACAGTCACAACAACAGCTACGCACGCGTCCGCAGAAGAGCGCAACAATGAGCGGCAGTACCACAACGAATTCTTCGGAGCATATCGCGATTTCGCCTTCATTTGCTAACATTTCGCGTCAGACGTCCGAGTCCGCGCCGGGTTTGAGTGGCGTGGGCGGCTGTTACATATCTGTGGGAGCCGCGCATGCGCCACTCGATAATGGTTTTGCGAATAGCGCGGCGACAGTGGGTGCAAGCATCTCGGCGGCAGCTAAAATGCCCACACTGGGGCAGCAAATGCGCGGTAAGTCAGTGGGTGCTGGTGCCGCGGCGTTAAAAGCACTGCGTAAAGAGGCATCGCCAACGGCCAGTGCAAACGCTACGAGCGCACCTAATGGCGGTACCGAGCGCGCAGCCTCAGAGGAGACCAATTGCGAACGACCattgttgaaattaaaagtgCCCAGCGTGACAAAGGATTCCCCGATAGTTTCGCTCTGCCTGGCACTGGGGCTGTTGGCACGACGCTCGTTAGCAAACGCTTCGCACAGCTCGCTGACCGGTGTTGAATTCTTTTTGCACGGTTTGCACCAGTTGTTTAAGGGCGATTTTCGCATACAATCACCGCGCGATGAGTGGGTCTTTGCCGACATGGAGTTGCTGCATGCTGTAGTAGCGCCGGCTGTAAAGATGGCGCTGAAGCTGCAACAAGATCACATCTCAAATCCAGATGAGTTTCACTATCCGGAGGCGCTGTACGAGGCGATTGATACGTGTGCCAATGATTTGGTTATATCACACGAAGCCGATCCAGTTTGGCGCAGTGCTGTGCTGAGAGGCGCGCCCAACCTGCTTGCCTTGCGTCATGTAATGGAGGACGGTTCGGACGAGTACCGCATAATCAGGCTGACGAAGCGTTTCCTCAGCTTCCGTGTCATCAAGCTTAATCGCGAATGCGTGCGCGGTCTATGGGCGGGGCAGCAGCAGGAGCTCATCTATTTGCGCAATCGCAATCCCGAGCGCGGCAGCATACAAAATGCCAAACAGGCGTTGCGCAACATCATCAATTCCAGCTGTGATCAACCAATTGGTTACCCTATATACGTGTCGCCGCTCACCACTTCCTACTCGGACACTAATGAGCAACTCTGTAGGGTGATCGGTGGCGCCATTACGCTGGAGTCGATCAAATCGAACGTTTTAGACTGGTGGCATCGCATACGTGAGCGCTGTCGTCAAGGCTGCAGCTCGGGCTCGGCGATGGAGACCTCCAACCTCGGCCTAGGCGTTACTGGCGGTATGGGTAGCGCCACCGCGGGTAGTGGTGAGTCAGCCGCTGACATTGCGCCCATCTACATCTCGGCGCCGCTGTACAACACGCTGACGGTGGGCAATATGTTCGGATGTCGGCCAGTGCATGGTGTCACCGTACCGACCAGTATTGGTGGCACACTGGGCACGCAATTTGGCAGTGATGGCGCGGTGGTAACACCGTTATGGCGTTGTCCTGTGGTAACGGCAAAGCCTGCGCTGCTCGCCGGTTTATTAAATCGGGAACGCGAACAAGAACACGAGCGTGAACGTGAACGAGAGCAATTACGCGGTGTCGGCATACGCGTATCGCATTCGCTGTCACGTGTCGAGCGCGAACGACGTGTAACGCTACCCATTGCCAGCACCAGCGGCAGCGCGAATGCCGCAGACACCGGCAGTAATGCGGCAACGACAACTGCAAAATCTGCTGAATCGGCGCGTCAGTTGGAGCCCCATGCTGGCGGTGGTGGTGAGCTACAGCCGAACAGCAGCAGTCCGCGCTACACCAAGATGTCTAGTTCATCGGGCAGTATCGGCATTGGCAGCATTATAACGACGCCTGGCGACTATCCGCGTAAGTCGAAAGGTCCGATCAGTTTGACGGCGGCGGCAGCACTGGCAGCGAACGAACGCAGCGGCGTGCCTGAGATGGGCGGAAAGTCGAGCAGCGCTGATATGGTGGCGTCCTTAGCAGCAGCGGGGCACGTGCCGCGCATCGGACTGTACAAGAAAGTCGTCATTATCGATGATTTTGAG ATTTTCGATCGCATCGATGTCGGACGTCGCTTTAATATGTTCTGGCCCAGCGAGGAAATGCGCGCCAAAGGCGGTCGTTCCGCCTGGAAGGATTGGCTGCCCTGCATCGGCATGGTCGGCTACGTGGTGCACTTCTGGATGCCCGGACACCGCGACCCACTGTTCCGTTCGCCCTTCAGCCGCGTGGTCTACCTGGTGGCTATGAATGGTTATTATGTACCTGTCGGCGAATTCGGCATACGTGAATACGATGCGATACGTGATGGTGATGATGGACTCAGTGAAGAAGAGGAAATGGCCACTGCAGCGGCAGGAGTCTTAGTCGCCATGCGTGCCGTTAATGCGCGACGAAGCTCCGTGCAACACGAGCTCCACGAATTGGACGAGCTACAGATGCAGCAACGCGAACGTCTACGCGGCGAAGGACTAACACCAATACTGGGCAGCAGTCTCGAGTCACCTACCTCACATTTGATGGACAGCAGCGTACTAAGTGGCGCCGGCGCCGATGTAGATACTTACACGTACGACGACGCAAAAGTCGAAGACCACGCGCCATCAGACTCTGCCGGCGAACGGGCGAGCGTAAGTGGTACGACGGCGATAGTGTTGACAGGCGCAATTACCAGCGGCAACGTGCAGATGCGCGCAGTGAGCAGCAGCAGCTCTGAGGATGAGGCCGAGCTGCTCAACTACGAAATGCAACGACGCGAACAATTCTTCAATATGTGGAAGATGATGTCGGAGCACAAAGATGCCGAGCTAAAGCAGGCAGAGCAGGCGAAACGTGAAGAACGCGCGGAAGAGTTGAGTCCAGAACCCGCGACGAGTGAGCAGCAAGAGACGAAGGCGCCGCAGTCGCTCGCAACTGGCACTGTCTTGGTGGCGTATGATGCCGAGGAAAGATCGGCAGTTACGCCGAGTGATGCCTCAGCCAGCAAGGATGATGTGGACGGGGAGCGGGAGTGCAAAAGAGAGGTAGCGCCAGAAGCACAAACGGCGGCCTGCGTGGCGCAGTTAGAGCAGCAAACACTGCCAGAATGCAGCGACGTTTAG